One stretch of Trichomycterus rosablanca isolate fTriRos1 chromosome 3, fTriRos1.hap1, whole genome shotgun sequence DNA includes these proteins:
- the nat14 gene encoding probable N-acetyltransferase 14 isoform X2, translating into MENRIILHLLTRPLVLLLLATLSSVFRFVVHSFIVALFIPVFLLIVYLKLTIPRSMGILGSSRPYWDYMGSSYCASSEPDLLNPHGTKAKLVTGQEKAKRRKKAKGKEAGKEKLEEREKVDKDDLKERARVAGEVWVAETDDEVLGCVARDGWSRDDTYRICRLVVQSWYRREGLGRLLVQSLEARARQKGVCRVYAHVPFPSKVGEVFFRKLGYRLQGESDGLEGGEEEDYEEPQKGWLGFPVTKVFVKDL; encoded by the coding sequence ATGGAGAATCGGATCATCCTGCATCTACTTACAAGGCCGCTGGTGTTgcttcttcttgccactctctCCTCTGTGTTCCGCTTTGTGGTCCATTCATTCATAGTGGCCCTGTTTATCCCAGTCTTCCTTCTCATTGTGTACCTTAAGCTGACTATCCCTCGCTCTATGGGCATCTTGGGCTCCAGCAGACCCTATTGGGACTACATGGGCAGCAGCTACTGTGCCAGTTCTGAGCCAGACCTGCTGAATCCACACGGCACTAAAGCCAAGCTTGTCACTGGCCAGGAAAAGGCCAAGCGGCGCAAGAAAGCCAAAGGCAAGGAGGCCGGGAAAGAGAAATTGGAGGAGCGGGAGAAAGTGGACAAGGATGATTTAAAGGAGCGGGCTCGGGTGGCAGGGGAGGTGTGGGTTGCAGAGACTGATGATGAAGTGCTTGGGTGCGTAGCCCGAGATGGCTGGAGCAGGGATGATACGTACCGCATTTGCAGGCTGGTGGTACAGAGCTGGTATCGAAGAGAGGGTCTTGGCAGGTTGCTGGTCCAGAGCTTGGAGGCTAGAGCCAGGCAGAAAGGAGTGTGCAGGGTCTATGCCCATGTGCCCTTTCCATCCAAAGTGGGTGAGGTCTTCTTCAGGAAACTGGGCTATAGACTGCAAGGAGAGTCTGATGGGCTGGAGGGTGGGGAGGAGGAGGATTACGAAGAGCCACAGAAAGGCTGGCTTGGCTTTCCAGTGACAAAAGTATTTGTTAAAGACCTGtga
- the nat14 gene encoding probable N-acetyltransferase 14 isoform X1: MVRLDLGNVVLRRMTEEDIEAVKALIKAGCEGMENRIILHLLTRPLVLLLLATLSSVFRFVVHSFIVALFIPVFLLIVYLKLTIPRSMGILGSSRPYWDYMGSSYCASSEPDLLNPHGTKAKLVTGQEKAKRRKKAKGKEAGKEKLEEREKVDKDDLKERARVAGEVWVAETDDEVLGCVARDGWSRDDTYRICRLVVQSWYRREGLGRLLVQSLEARARQKGVCRVYAHVPFPSKVGEVFFRKLGYRLQGESDGLEGGEEEDYEEPQKGWLGFPVTKVFVKDL; the protein is encoded by the exons ATGGTGCGGTTGGATTTAGGAAATGTGGTTCTTCGGCGGATGACAGAGGAGGACATAGAGGCTGTAAAGGCGCTCATTAAA GCAGGGTGTGAAGGGATGGAGAATCGGATCATCCTGCATCTACTTACAAGGCCGCTGGTGTTgcttcttcttgccactctctCCTCTGTGTTCCGCTTTGTGGTCCATTCATTCATAGTGGCCCTGTTTATCCCAGTCTTCCTTCTCATTGTGTACCTTAAGCTGACTATCCCTCGCTCTATGGGCATCTTGGGCTCCAGCAGACCCTATTGGGACTACATGGGCAGCAGCTACTGTGCCAGTTCTGAGCCAGACCTGCTGAATCCACACGGCACTAAAGCCAAGCTTGTCACTGGCCAGGAAAAGGCCAAGCGGCGCAAGAAAGCCAAAGGCAAGGAGGCCGGGAAAGAGAAATTGGAGGAGCGGGAGAAAGTGGACAAGGATGATTTAAAGGAGCGGGCTCGGGTGGCAGGGGAGGTGTGGGTTGCAGAGACTGATGATGAAGTGCTTGGGTGCGTAGCCCGAGATGGCTGGAGCAGGGATGATACGTACCGCATTTGCAGGCTGGTGGTACAGAGCTGGTATCGAAGAGAGGGTCTTGGCAGGTTGCTGGTCCAGAGCTTGGAGGCTAGAGCCAGGCAGAAAGGAGTGTGCAGGGTCTATGCCCATGTGCCCTTTCCATCCAAAGTGGGTGAGGTCTTCTTCAGGAAACTGGGCTATAGACTGCAAGGAGAGTCTGATGGGCTGGAGGGTGGGGAGGAGGAGGATTACGAAGAGCCACAGAAAGGCTGGCTTGGCTTTCCAGTGACAAAAGTATTTGTTAAAGACCTGtga
- the znf628 gene encoding zinc finger protein 850: MANSVASLVVQTELLPTQTPSSLSPFPSLLNPSEEGDTDGEKGAEEEKEASTVALTGVEMVTSSTSPVTTTTSQNPEHPFQCLDCGKSFKWSSRLAHHQRSHNNERPYCCNLCPKAFKGSSALLYHQRSHSGEKPYKCDDCGKAFKRSSLLQVHRSVHTGLRTFQCPYCPLTFKWSSHYQYHLRQHTGESPYQCDRCPKAFKNSSSLRRHKNVHLGVKPYICVVCSKAFSQSTNLRQHMRIHTGERPYVCDECGRSFTHSSNLALHRNSHTEGKSKCGVKLAKVGAGTDMEVVLQGATVDDLRGVEMTISDMVGLVGGQEGEVGQVFLSHHVATSSVPSLTKARQNVLTVADSEQVQVNMDIPTDTGANAPLYSCGSCNETFGTQAHLEEHQALHLHSLGAADEVTTGDSIDAQGGGVSLIGMAPLLADFEEVVETTESESKQRTEILSLGGIGSEAGQAQYDLLQSFTSSVAQIPSDDTDSTVDTSTSTVSECAYCSKRFKNNSSLSRHMAQAHHVGQSQSQSRSQFSCSVCDHSFSLLSTLLTHQLSHTEEQRMLAEAEAEIVCPPSLSLSLPLSSSPSAKGGGEDGEHEREIHVSLIAVTEERERQAAKLNTGASGKVVRRGGNKISVANNERPYRCLECGKSFKGSSGLRYHMRDHTGEKPYRCTECGKSFKRSSLLSIHQRVHTGVRAFQCPYCPLTFKWSSHYQYHLRQHTGERPYVCQECGKSFKNTSCLRRHSQLHSGLRPHACSVCGKAFSQTSNLKQHERTHSGERPFQCAQCHKSFTHSSNLQLHLRTHSLRKDFKCNCCGKEFVMHSYLQRHLRTHNVSGGAESIKDAGKVNKSVSTASETTTLNLNMKAAGGLTSLFPADGKSTVILSSSNLDIPPNTSQNYFMIQTTAGLQLIPLSNPVPTQPVPTPPPPPPPPPPPQVPSQNYLLLQCQSSNGSQPNLILVPTAPGTNTSSTPTVQQPLNIVQTLPAVQQILAPAPTQIPQFQPLQTQQRFVFTNNSSPILTAPPQNAPAITRPILGTLSSVRSTRTRRGRKPKATSQKSGSLLQTASQETPSTVLPNSTATTVLPSTFSEQHNIQVSTSASPLNSDSISGTPSDPTSVTVSAVTPTTSPTDNLSPSEPGKEPAAEMLPEALSGKRFVLCLQKETEERKHGDGMEVKVEMDDGGEEGRSYVLHFEGDSEQREEENEGTGEKSYVLQFKVDKEIKEDGGKEKTGMVSLNLLQEWGGDREGERIEGMGESVGVEEKSFVLHFQTDAPNEDISSSVDYTEGQSEDLQFSCHPAQALMPLDGQEVVFELDSGGKIDEETGSGENVQMIALIEGEGSSSETGEGFTNSGGVISRGGGQMDGIFQLENGERIVIIEVSTSSLGEGAERVSLGLRNEQKEEGTGQEISHEQKLLETESGLSAGVNGTED, translated from the exons ATGGCCAACTCTGTTGCTTCTTTGGTAGTCCAAACAGAGCTCCTGCCCACACAGACCCCTTCATCCCTCTCACCATTCCCATCACTCCTTAACCCATCTGAAGAAGGGGATACTGATGGGGAGAAAGGTGCAGAGGAAGAGAAAGAAGCTTCAACAGTTGCTCTTACAGGTGTGGAGATGGTGACGTCTTCAACATCACCAGTGACGACTACTACTTCACAAAACCCAGAGCATCCATTTCAGTGcctggactgtgggaagagttttaagtGGTCTTCCAGGCTGGCACATCATCAGCGTAGCCATAACAATGAACGGCCATATTGCTGTAACCTCTGCCCTAAGGCCTTTAAGGGGTCATCTGCTTTGCTCTACCACCAGAG gTCTCATTCAGGAGAAAAGCCTTACAAATGTGATGATTGTGGCAAAGCATTTAAACGTTCTTCTCTCCTACAG GTCCATCGCAGTGTGCATACAGGTCTGCGAACATTTCAGTGTCCTTACTGCCCTCTCACCTTCAAGTGGAGCTCACACTACCAGTATCATCTGCGCCAACACACAGGCGAGAGCCCTTACCAGTGTGACAGGTGCCCCAAAGccttcaaaaactccagcagtctgCGCAGACACAAGAACGTTCATTTGGGCGTCAAACCCTACATTTGTGTTGTTTGCAGTAAGGCTTTTAGCCAGTCCACCAACCTGAGGCAGCACATGCGTATACACACGGGCGAGAGGCCGTACGTCTGTGACGAGTGTGGCCGCAGCTTCACACACTCCTCCAACCTGGCACTTCATCGCAACTCTCACACAGAGGGCAAGTCAAAGTGCGGGGTGAAACTGGCAAAGGTTGGAGCAGGGACGGACATGGAGGTGGTGCTGCAGGGTGCAACTGTGGACGATTTAAGGGGGGTTGAGATGACCATATCAGACATGGTGGGACTTGTAGGTGGGCAGGAAGGCGAGGTCGGGCAGGTTTTTTTGTCTCACCATGTGGCCACATCTTCTGTACCTTCTTTAACTAAAGCCCGTCAGAACGTGTTGACCGTCGCAGACTCGGAGCAAGTGCAGGTAAACATGGACATACCCACAGACACAGGAGCGAACGCACCGCTTTATAGCTGCGGCAGTTGCAATGAGACATTTGGAACACAGGCGCACCTAGAGGAGCATCAGGCCCTGCATTTGCACAGTTTAGGGGCAGCAGATGAAGTTACCACAGGGGATAGCATTGATGCTCAAGGGGGTGGGGTTTCTCTGATTGGGATGGCTCCCTTGTTGGCGGACTTTGAGGAGGTGGTGGAGACCACAGAGTCAGAGAGCAAGCAGAGGACCGAGATATTGAGTTTGGGGGGTATTGGGAGTGAAGCCGGACAGGCTCAGTATGACCTGCTCCAGAGCTTTACCAGTTCTGTTGCCCAGATCCCTTCAGACGACACAGATTCAACAGTGGACACGTCTACATCTACAGTGTCAGAGTGTGCCTACTGTAGCAAGCGCTTCAAGAACAACAGCTCACTGAGCAGACACATGGCACAG GCACACCATGTGGGTCAGTCCCAGTCTCAGTCCAGATCTCAGTTCAGCTGCTCGGTGTGTGACCACTCTTTTTCCCTGCTCTCGACGTTACTCACCCACCAGCTCTCCCACACTGAGGAGCAGAGGATGCTGGCTGAGGCAGAGGCTGAAATTGTCTGCCCTCCTTCGCTGTCCCTTTCTCTTCCCCTGTCTTCCTCGCCTTCTGCCAAAGGCGGGGGGGAGGATGGAGAGCATGAAAGGGAGATCCACGTTAGCCTTATCGCCGTCACAGAGGAGAGAGAAAGGCAAGCTGCCAAGCTGAACACAGGGGCATCAGGGAAGGTAGTAAGAAGAGGAGGAAACAAGATCTCTGTTGCAAATAATG AGAGACCCTATCGTTGCTTGGAATGTGGGAAGTCATTTAAGGGTTCATCAGGCCTACGCTACCACATGAGAGaccatacaggagagaagccgtatcgcTGCACAGAGTGTGGAAAAAGCTTTAAGAGATCATCTCTACTGTCCATACATCAACGG GTGCACACTGGAGTACGAGCCTTCCAGTGCCCCTACTGCCCCCTGACCTTCAAGTGGAGCTCACACTACCAGTATCACCTACGGCAGCACACTGGCGAACGGCCCTACGTGTGCCAGGAGTGTGGCAAGTCATTCAAAAACACCAGTTGCTTACGTCGGCACAGCCAGCTGCACTCCGGCCTGCGGCCACACGCCTGCTCGGTGTGCGGAAAGGCCTTCTCACAGACCTCTAACCTAAAGCAGCACGAGCGCACACACTCTGGTGAGAGGCCCTTCCAGTGTGCACAGTGCCACAAGAGTTTCACACACTCCTCCAATCTCCAGCTGCACCTGCGCACTCACTCCCTACGCAAAGACTTTAAGTGCAACTGCTGCGGAAAGGAGTTCGTCATGCACTCCTACCTGCAGCGGCACCTGCGGACACACAACGTCAGCGGAGGAGCAGAGTCCATAAAAGATGCAGGAAAAGTCAACAAAAGCGTGAGCACGGCGTCTGAGACGACCACGCTGAATCTGAATATGAAAGCAGCAGGTGGGCTCACCTCACTGTTTCCTGCTGATGGGAAATCCACCGTCATACTCTCATCATCCAATCTGGACATTCCTCCAAACACTTCACAGAATTATTTCATGATCCAGACAACAGCAGGATTGCAACTGATTCCACTGTCCAATCCAGTTCCCACACAGCCAGTTCCAACCCCTCCACCTCCACCACCTCCTCCGCCGCCGCCACAAGTGCCATCCCAGAACTACTTGCTACTTCAGTGCCAGTCCAGCAATGGCAGCCAGCCGAATCTAATACTTGTCCCCACTGCACCTGGTACAAACACATCCTCCACACCTACTGTACAACAGCCCCTTAACATAGTGCAAACCCTGCCAGCAGTGCAGCAGATTCTAGCACCTGCCCCAACCCAGATTCCACAGTTTCAACCACTTCAGACCCAGCAGAGATTTGTTTTTACCAATAATAGTTCACCCATTCTTACTGCCCCACCCCAAAATGCACCAGCCATTACCAGACCCATTTTAGGAACGCTCAGCTCTGTCAGAAGCACTAGAACTAGGCGTGGGCGCAAACCCAAGGCCACAAGCCAGAAATCTGGTTCACTTTTACAGACAGCGTCTCAAGAAACTCCCTCCACTGTTTTACCTAACTCAACTGCTACTACTGTTCTGCCTTCAACTTTTTCTGAGCAACATAACATTCAGGTTTCAACATCTGCGTCACCTTTGAATTCAGACAGCATTTCTGGCACACCCTCTGACCCCACCTCAGTCACTGTATCAGCAGTGACTCCAACTACATCCCCAACAGACAATCTCTCACCAAGTGAGCCTGGGAAGGAACCagctgcagaaatgcttccagAAGCACTCTCAGGAAAGCGCTTTGTTCTGTGTCTTCAAAAAGAGACTGAGGAGAGGAAGCATGGTGATGGAATGGAGGTAAAGGTGGAGATGGATGATGGGGGTGAAGAAGGAAGGTCTTATGTATTACATTTTGAAGGAGACAGTGAACAAAGGGAAGAAGAGAATGAAGGGACAGGAGAGAAGTCATATGTTCTCCAGTTTAAGGTAGACAAAGAGATTAAAGAAGATGGTGGAAAAGAGAAAACTGGGATGGTTTCTCTAAACTTGCTTCAAGAGTGGGGTGGAGATAGAGAAGGTGAAAGAATTGAAGGGATGGGTGAAAGTGTTGGAGTGGAGGAAAAATCGTTTGTTCTTCATTTCCAAACAGATGCTCCAAATGAAGATATCTCATCAAGCGTTGATTACACTGAAGGGCAGAGTGAAGACCTGCAGTTTTCTTGCCACCCTGCTCAAGCTTTGATGCCTCTTGACGGACAGGAGGTTGTATTTGAATTGGACAGTGGGGGCAAAATAGATGAAGAAACAGGAAGTGgggaaaatgttcaaatgattGCACTAATAGAAGGTGAAGGCAGCAGTTCTGAGACAGGGGAAGGTTTTACTAATTCAGGGGGAGTCATTAGCAGAGGAGGGGGCCAAATGGATGGAATTTTTCAGTTAGAGAATGGAGAACGGATAGTTATTATTGAGGTAAGTACCAGTAGTTTAGGAGAAGGGGCAGAAAGAGTTTCGTTGGGATTAAGGAACGAGCAGAAAGAAGAAGGTACAGGGCAAGAAATATCACATGAGCAAAAGCTTCTGGAAACAGAGAGCGGACTATCAGCTGGAGTGAATGGGACTGAGGACTGA
- the il11a gene encoding uncharacterized protein il11a — protein MKLLLDSSSLLLLSVLLAQLPLFTSAFPAHARRIHTDFDKLTNQTRHLQRLTHDLINAHKTDDATQEQYKFKSLPSINSRANDLSSLELKSTLSQLHADLKSFEHHFEWLNKVTQKHHHSLTSKLAEIISHIKSLSSLLHRQMLHVDAPRIPVPSPSLPSQPLTQWDMIQSSQVLLQRFRLFCDWAARAFLSLKSKTQV, from the exons ATGAAAT TGCTGCTCGACTCCTCCTCTTTGCTGCTCCTATCTGTCCTATTGGCTCAGCTGCCGCTGTTTACGTCGGCGTTTCCCGCCCATGCGAGACGAATCCACACCGATTTTGACAAGCTGACCAATCAGACGAGGCACCTGCAGAGGCTGACGCACGACCTGATC AATGCCCACAAGACTGATGATGCAACTCAGGAACAATACAAGTTTAAGTCTCTTCCATCCATTAACAGCAGAGCAAATGACCTCAGCTCACTGGAG CTGAAGTCTACACTCTCTCAGCTCCATGCTGACCTCAAATCCTTCGAGCATCATTTTGAGTGGCTAAACAAGGTGACACAGAAGCATCATCACTCCTTAACATCAAAGCTGGCCGAAATCATTTCCCACATTAAGAGCCTCAGTAGTTTGCTGCACCGGCAG ATGCTGCATGTAGATGCCCCTCGGATTCCCGTACCTTCTCCCTCTCTCCCTTCACAACCATTGACCCAGTGGGACATGATTCAGTCATCACAGGTGCTTCTTCAAAGGTTTAGGCTTTTCTGTGATTGGGCAGCACGTGCGTTCCTCAGCCTCAAGTCCAAAACTCAGGTGTGA